A window of the Mesotoga prima MesG1.Ag.4.2 genome harbors these coding sequences:
- the nagA gene encoding N-acetylglucosamine-6-phosphate deacetylase, translated as MRFENVLVVDPIDGEFVGSVEIQENVISEIKRVQGTQEFERILMPGFVDPHTHGSVGVDTLSMSQKDLEKWENFLYSQGVTYFLPTTMSSTPSAILSAARVVRDYIKNNSMTSVGGIHYEGPYLSLKRKGAQNPELIRSIDLKEIEETLIESVKLITMAPELEGFSHAQEMIQKRGITLSLGHTDATYEDMERAYNQGCDRITHFPNGMNTLHHRELGCVGAVLSLPFSVEMIMDGIHSLPGFVKLIFGIKGAEKIMIVTDTIDATAMPDGEYELGGQKVILKNGRPTLEDGTIAAAVLVFSGAVRNFREFTDCTLKELAMVSSLNALNSMGIKDRGRISKGYRADLVLLDETLEVQETILNGKTVFKS; from the coding sequence ATGAGATTCGAGAACGTATTGGTTGTTGATCCTATCGATGGAGAGTTTGTGGGAAGTGTAGAAATTCAAGAAAACGTAATCTCTGAAATTAAGCGAGTTCAAGGGACTCAAGAATTCGAGAGAATACTGATGCCGGGATTTGTCGATCCCCATACTCATGGTTCTGTGGGTGTGGACACTCTTTCCATGAGTCAAAAAGATCTCGAAAAGTGGGAGAACTTCCTTTATTCTCAGGGAGTGACTTATTTCCTGCCCACTACTATGTCATCGACTCCTTCGGCAATCCTTTCTGCTGCTAGAGTAGTAAGAGATTACATAAAGAATAACAGTATGACTTCAGTTGGGGGCATTCACTATGAAGGCCCCTACCTGAGTCTGAAAAGAAAGGGAGCTCAGAATCCAGAACTCATTCGAAGCATAGACCTGAAGGAAATTGAGGAGACGCTAATCGAATCGGTGAAGCTCATTACTATGGCTCCGGAGCTCGAGGGATTCTCACACGCGCAAGAAATGATACAGAAGCGCGGTATAACTCTTTCGTTGGGACATACCGATGCAACTTACGAAGACATGGAGAGAGCATATAACCAAGGCTGCGATAGAATAACCCACTTTCCAAACGGGATGAACACTCTTCATCATAGGGAACTGGGCTGCGTTGGAGCTGTTCTTTCGCTGCCTTTTTCGGTAGAGATGATAATGGATGGTATTCACTCTCTGCCGGGTTTTGTGAAGCTTATCTTTGGAATAAAAGGCGCAGAAAAGATTATGATAGTTACAGATACTATCGATGCGACAGCCATGCCCGATGGAGAGTATGAACTGGGCGGACAGAAGGTCATTCTGAAAAATGGAAGACCTACTCTTGAGGACGGAACAATTGCCGCGGCCGTACTCGTCTTCAGCGGAGCTGTAAGAAATTTCAGAGAATTCACTGACTGTACATTGAAGGAACTTGCAATGGTATCATCTCTCAACGCTCTGAATTCAATGGGTATAAAGGATCGCGGAAGAATCTCCAAGGGTTATCGCGCAGATCTGGTATTGCTCGACGAAACGCTTGAAGTTCAAGAAACCATTCTGAACGGGAAGACTGTATTTAAATCCTGA
- a CDS encoding hydrolase-like protein, with protein MASRPEAMLPPAGSEARWREEVMPGGASGEVMLALTHQEAKTKEKEQEISCKFQCAKKAKKETSSHA; from the coding sequence GTGGCATCAAGACCAGAAGCGATGCTGCCTCCGGCAGGAAGTGAGGCTCGCTGGCGCGAGGAAGTGATGCCCGGAGGGGCATCCGGGGAAGTGATGCTGGCGCTTACGCACCAGGAGGCAAAAACCAAAGAAAAAGAGCAAGAGATCAGTTGTAAGTTCCAGTGTGCCAAGAAGGCGAAGAAGGAAACTTCAAGCCATGCTTAA
- a CDS encoding LacI family DNA-binding transcriptional regulator, which yields MATTLDDIAKETGLSRATVARAIGKYGYVSKKAREKVIAAAKKLNYKPNYIAKSMATGETKNIGLIVGDIQNPFFSTIARAISDVIVPEGYSLIVTSTDEKVEVEKTSIDRFFQKQVDGLILAPVSRSNSDHLKDLVKSEIPIVLIDRIIEGLDVDMIVSDDLGGGFEAAQYLLELGHRRIGFLSDTLDISTNYDRIAGYREALSKYGIEEKQSWVKLGGFTIEGAYKSGVSLLGQNKDITAVIATNNYMAAGLLLAAKDMGIVVPRDISVISFDDIVWFDLCNPPITSVAQDTREIGSMAAKRILMNIRGQRYEKGLTRLPTRLIIRESCTSPRD from the coding sequence ATGGCAACAACGCTGGACGACATTGCAAAAGAGACGGGCCTCTCGAGGGCAACGGTAGCGAGGGCGATCGGGAAATATGGATACGTCAGCAAGAAGGCGAGAGAAAAGGTCATAGCGGCTGCAAAGAAACTTAACTACAAGCCAAACTACATTGCCAAGAGCATGGCTACCGGTGAGACGAAGAATATCGGATTGATCGTGGGCGATATTCAGAATCCCTTTTTCTCCACGATAGCGAGAGCGATAAGCGATGTCATTGTTCCCGAAGGGTACAGTTTGATTGTCACAAGTACCGACGAAAAAGTGGAGGTCGAGAAGACATCTATAGATCGATTTTTTCAGAAGCAGGTAGATGGCTTGATTCTCGCTCCTGTTTCGCGTAGCAATTCCGATCATTTGAAGGATCTTGTGAAGTCCGAGATACCCATAGTGCTGATTGACAGAATCATTGAAGGCCTTGATGTTGACATGATTGTAAGCGATGACCTCGGTGGAGGTTTTGAGGCAGCTCAATATCTTTTGGAGCTTGGTCACAGGAGAATCGGTTTCCTTTCGGATACGCTCGACATAAGTACAAACTACGATCGGATTGCTGGATACAGGGAAGCGCTTTCAAAGTATGGCATAGAAGAAAAACAGTCGTGGGTCAAGCTTGGCGGCTTTACGATTGAGGGAGCTTACAAAAGCGGCGTCTCTCTCCTGGGTCAGAACAAAGATATTACAGCGGTAATAGCAACAAACAATTATATGGCGGCGGGACTCCTTCTTGCTGCGAAGGACATGGGAATTGTGGTTCCGCGAGATATATCGGTCATTAGCTTCGATGATATTGTTTGGTTTGATCTATGTAATCCTCCAATAACATCTGTGGCTCAGGATACGAGAGAGATTGGCAGTATGGCCGCGAAAAGGATACTGATGAATATCAGAGGTCAGAGATATGAAAAGGGACTTACCAGACTGCCTACACGACTCATCATAAGGGAATCATGTACCTCACCAAGAGACTAA
- a CDS encoding SIS domain-containing protein encodes MFGLTIQDFLNNAKQSVLFTAPSLEKDLSAFLEEHTERIKNLAKTALDKGYKQIYWVGSGNSWCNLYSGDYILKKMTDLPSDYYKSYDFIWTNPSRLDKDALVILASFSGNTEDTAAALRFANGKGATTISFTSKPDSILAREADESIVYDSNGLFILPLAGAFIFSLEIARLKGRDVSKLYEQIEIMPELLGRIYKEEESRAYRLARKYQESDLFYVLASGAAYAIGYKFGLTVFMENMRVNASFIETSEFRHGPAEMLDGHKPLMVFLVGSDESRDMSERVIKIAESNGAELIRFDVKDYGDFDPLFAPFLLMIPLQWFAVYSAYYRGIFDLDERVLMGRGKMSTGNQITWP; translated from the coding sequence GTGTTTGGATTGACAATTCAAGATTTTTTGAATAATGCAAAACAAAGCGTACTCTTTACTGCCCCTTCTCTTGAGAAGGATCTTTCTGCCTTCCTTGAAGAGCATACAGAAAGGATCAAGAATCTTGCGAAGACTGCTTTAGATAAAGGCTATAAGCAGATTTACTGGGTGGGTAGCGGGAACTCCTGGTGTAATCTCTATTCAGGTGATTATATACTCAAGAAGATGACCGATCTTCCCTCTGATTACTACAAGAGCTATGATTTCATATGGACTAATCCTTCAAGACTTGACAAGGATGCGCTGGTAATACTTGCCTCCTTCTCTGGAAATACCGAAGATACTGCGGCAGCACTTAGATTTGCGAACGGAAAGGGAGCGACAACGATTTCATTTACAAGCAAACCCGACAGCATTCTGGCAAGGGAAGCCGACGAATCGATAGTCTACGATTCTAATGGACTGTTTATACTTCCACTCGCCGGAGCCTTCATATTCAGTCTTGAAATAGCCAGGCTAAAAGGGAGAGACGTTTCGAAGTTATACGAACAGATAGAGATAATGCCTGAGCTACTGGGCAGAATATACAAGGAAGAGGAATCAAGAGCTTACAGACTGGCCAGGAAGTATCAGGAGAGTGATCTCTTTTACGTGTTAGCAAGCGGAGCGGCCTACGCCATAGGCTATAAGTTCGGACTGACTGTCTTCATGGAAAACATGAGAGTCAACGCTTCATTCATTGAAACGTCGGAGTTCAGACATGGCCCTGCGGAAATGCTTGACGGTCACAAGCCACTGATGGTCTTCCTTGTGGGGAGCGACGAGTCGAGAGATATGAGCGAACGGGTTATAAAAATCGCTGAGTCTAACGGCGCGGAGCTAATACGCTTTGATGTGAAGGATTATGGAGACTTCGACCCACTCTTCGCCCCGTTCCTTCTGATGATCCCTCTCCAGTGGTTCGCAGTATATTCGGCCTACTACAGAGGCATCTTCGATCTCGATGAGAGAGTTCTTATGGGAAGAGGAAAGATGTCGACGGGTAATCAAATAACCTGGCCATGA
- a CDS encoding MATE family efflux transporter: MKRVNILNENMMSALFKLAWPAVLTMLFQTVYNMVDAYWLGKLGKIEISAPTIAWPAIFLLISIGGGLAVAGLALVSQNLGAGRKEEATHVAGQVISTSFAVAVVLGLLGAIFSEAVLRLLSIPPELLSVTNIYMRTIFLGAPFTFTMFTFNSLFTAIGDTKTPMYLMGFSVTVNALIDPLLIFGIGFPRLEVFGAALATVISRGVVVIIATVILFKGKRGFKINLRDLRPKWKTLVRVLRIGLPSSAGQSITALAFLIITSMVAGFGSVATAALGVGNRITSLATMFSFGLSQATSSMVGQYLGAGRKSDAYSVVWKATGINVLIVGVISTGTFFFGKEVTAFFINDPLVLIEGEKYFRIVSFSIPIFASYNIFDMALRGSGHTVQSMILNITRLWGIRLPLIYFFGMSMGITGIWYAMFVSNLVISSAAAIVIFMKRWLNPVI; this comes from the coding sequence ATGAAACGAGTCAATATTCTGAATGAAAACATGATGAGTGCCCTTTTTAAACTCGCCTGGCCGGCCGTTCTTACCATGCTCTTCCAGACTGTTTACAACATGGTCGACGCATACTGGCTCGGGAAGCTGGGAAAGATTGAGATCTCCGCACCCACAATTGCGTGGCCTGCAATCTTCTTGTTGATCTCTATTGGCGGAGGATTAGCGGTGGCCGGACTTGCGCTAGTCTCTCAAAATCTCGGAGCAGGAAGAAAGGAAGAGGCCACACATGTAGCCGGGCAGGTTATTTCCACAAGCTTCGCCGTCGCTGTTGTTCTCGGTCTTCTCGGTGCGATCTTCTCCGAAGCCGTTTTGAGGCTTCTCAGTATTCCGCCAGAGTTGCTTTCAGTTACCAATATTTATATGAGAACGATCTTTCTGGGAGCTCCATTCACCTTCACGATGTTCACTTTCAACTCACTCTTCACCGCTATTGGTGATACAAAGACACCGATGTACTTGATGGGTTTCTCTGTAACGGTGAATGCACTTATCGATCCTCTCTTAATATTCGGTATAGGCTTTCCCAGACTGGAAGTCTTCGGTGCCGCGCTTGCAACTGTAATATCAAGAGGAGTTGTAGTGATAATCGCGACGGTCATATTATTCAAAGGAAAGAGAGGATTCAAAATCAATTTGAGGGATCTTAGGCCAAAGTGGAAGACTCTTGTCCGCGTCTTGAGAATAGGCCTCCCATCGTCAGCCGGACAGTCGATCACGGCTCTTGCGTTCCTAATAATTACCTCGATGGTTGCCGGGTTCGGTTCAGTTGCAACCGCTGCCCTGGGCGTGGGAAACAGGATTACTTCGCTTGCAACGATGTTTTCTTTCGGCCTTTCCCAGGCAACGTCGTCGATGGTTGGGCAGTATCTAGGTGCTGGAAGAAAGAGTGACGCTTATTCAGTTGTATGGAAGGCGACCGGAATAAACGTGTTGATTGTTGGAGTGATCAGCACCGGCACGTTCTTCTTCGGGAAGGAAGTGACGGCGTTTTTCATCAACGACCCGCTCGTATTGATTGAAGGAGAGAAGTATTTCAGAATAGTCTCCTTTTCGATACCGATCTTCGCAAGTTACAACATCTTCGACATGGCTTTAAGAGGCTCGGGCCATACAGTTCAGTCCATGATTCTCAATATCACTAGACTATGGGGGATACGCCTTCCTCTGATATACTTCTTCGGTATGTCCATGGGAATCACAGGAATTTGGTACGCGATGTTCGTAAGCAATCTGGTGATTTCCTCTGCAGCGGCCATAGTTATTTTCATGAAGCGTTGGCTGAACCCGGTTATTTAG
- a CDS encoding ABC transporter substrate-binding protein, which yields MRKLFVILLVVFLSVSALASIKVGAILPMTGGVAAFGQMIWQGVELANELFPEVLGEKIEIVLLDNNSDKVQAVNTARRAIEQEGVVAIIGQVISSNTIAGGTVAEENGVAMVSPSSTNPLVTQDKKYVSRVCFSDPFQGVAAAMLAFNNMGAENVAVFVDVEQDYAVGFANYFKETANELGGSVFYEYYKSGDQDFTAQVSDAISKGAGAFFIPGYYQEIALIAIQARQLGFYEPIIAGDGAAVPETIEIGGDAVNGLYFTTHYDAGSPAITENAKLFVEAYTAKYGEAPGTFTALGFDTYLVVRDAIERAGSTDREAIAKAVRQTKDFPAVTGIITIDENGDAIKSVAIVKIENGKFVYDTTINP from the coding sequence ATGAGAAAACTCTTTGTAATTCTTTTAGTTGTCTTTCTTTCAGTATCAGCACTTGCTTCAATCAAGGTAGGTGCGATTCTTCCGATGACCGGTGGAGTCGCCGCGTTTGGCCAGATGATCTGGCAGGGAGTCGAACTTGCCAACGAGCTTTTCCCGGAGGTTCTTGGGGAGAAAATTGAAATCGTCTTACTCGACAACAACTCCGACAAGGTTCAGGCCGTTAACACCGCCCGTCGTGCGATCGAGCAGGAAGGGGTTGTTGCTATCATCGGGCAGGTAATAAGCTCAAACACGATTGCCGGAGGAACGGTTGCAGAAGAAAACGGCGTTGCAATGGTTTCTCCCAGCTCAACTAATCCCCTCGTAACTCAGGACAAGAAGTATGTTTCCCGTGTCTGTTTCAGCGATCCCTTCCAGGGGGTTGCGGCAGCGATGCTTGCATTCAATAACATGGGTGCGGAAAACGTTGCTGTCTTCGTAGACGTTGAGCAGGATTATGCCGTCGGATTTGCAAATTACTTCAAGGAAACGGCTAACGAGCTTGGTGGAAGCGTATTCTACGAGTACTACAAATCTGGAGACCAGGACTTCACAGCCCAGGTTTCCGATGCCATCTCCAAGGGTGCCGGTGCCTTCTTCATTCCCGGTTACTATCAGGAAATCGCGCTAATAGCCATCCAGGCCAGACAACTTGGTTTCTACGAGCCGATAATAGCAGGTGACGGGGCGGCCGTGCCGGAAACTATTGAAATCGGTGGAGATGCCGTAAACGGACTCTACTTTACAACTCACTACGATGCAGGAAGTCCAGCAATCACAGAGAATGCGAAGCTTTTCGTAGAAGCCTACACCGCCAAGTACGGTGAAGCGCCCGGAACATTCACCGCCCTCGGGTTCGACACATATCTGGTCGTCAGGGACGCAATAGAACGTGCGGGGAGCACAGATAGAGAAGCCATAGCCAAGGCCGTTCGACAGACAAAGGATTTTCCTGCCGTGACGGGAATAATCACTATCGATGAAAACGGTGACGCGATAAAGTCCGTTGCGATTGTAAAGATTGAAAACGGTAAGTTCGTGTACGATACAACTATAAATCCGTAG
- the ltrA gene encoding group II intron reverse transcriptase/maturase, translating into MRSYEIPKKVVLEAFKKVKENRGAEGIDEVSLEEFEADLDNNLYKIWNRMTSGSYFPPPVKAIEIEKKSGGKRVLGIPTVGDRVAQMVAKIYLNPLVDPYFHKDSYGYREGKSAIDALEVTRQRCWRYDWVLEFDIKGLFDNIDHELLMRAVKKHVKIPWLILYIGRWLKAPFMQANGRVEERSKGTPQGGVISPVLANLFMHYAFDKWMERTHPDKPFARYADDGVIHCRTLEEARLLLESLKERMEECKLELHPEKTRIVYCKDDKRKGEYPNTSFDFLGYTFRVRSCKARNGRIFYSFTPAVSEQAKKAMRQKIRRMRLQTKSYLSIEELSERINPVIRGWINYYGHFRRFEMYTVLSRLNKALVQWVRNKYKKRRGRTKAGKWLETLARREPRLFVHWTMGIFYSAG; encoded by the coding sequence ATGAGGTCGTATGAAATCCCCAAGAAAGTAGTACTGGAAGCATTCAAGAAAGTGAAAGAGAACAGAGGGGCAGAAGGAATAGACGAGGTAAGCCTGGAAGAGTTCGAAGCCGATCTTGACAACAATCTCTACAAGATTTGGAATCGAATGACCTCGGGCAGTTACTTTCCACCTCCAGTAAAAGCTATAGAGATAGAAAAGAAGAGTGGAGGAAAGAGAGTACTGGGAATCCCCACAGTGGGGGACAGAGTAGCCCAGATGGTAGCCAAAATCTATCTCAATCCCCTGGTAGATCCATACTTCCATAAGGACTCCTACGGATACAGGGAGGGAAAGTCAGCGATAGATGCCCTTGAAGTAACGAGGCAGAGATGCTGGCGGTATGACTGGGTACTGGAATTCGACATTAAAGGACTGTTCGACAACATAGACCATGAACTACTAATGAGGGCAGTCAAGAAACATGTGAAGATTCCATGGCTAATACTCTACATAGGGAGATGGCTGAAAGCACCCTTTATGCAAGCGAATGGAAGAGTCGAAGAGAGGAGCAAGGGAACGCCACAGGGAGGGGTAATAAGCCCTGTACTGGCTAACCTCTTCATGCATTACGCCTTCGACAAGTGGATGGAGAGAACTCATCCGGATAAGCCCTTTGCCAGATACGCAGATGATGGAGTGATACACTGTAGAACTCTGGAGGAAGCCCGGCTTCTTCTTGAAAGTCTCAAAGAAAGAATGGAAGAATGCAAACTAGAGCTTCATCCAGAGAAGACCCGTATTGTCTACTGCAAAGACGATAAAAGGAAGGGCGAGTATCCAAATACAAGCTTTGACTTTCTAGGATACACCTTCAGAGTCCGTAGCTGCAAAGCCAGAAACGGGAGGATCTTCTACAGCTTCACCCCTGCAGTGAGTGAACAGGCAAAGAAGGCGATGAGACAGAAGATCCGGAGAATGAGACTTCAAACCAAGTCATACCTGAGTATTGAAGAACTCTCAGAAAGAATCAACCCGGTAATAAGAGGTTGGATAAACTACTATGGACACTTTCGCAGATTTGAGATGTATACAGTACTGAGTCGGCTAAACAAAGCCTTAGTTCAGTGGGTAAGAAACAAGTACAAGAAAAGGAGAGGTCGTACAAAAGCGGGTAAATGGCTAGAAACTCTTGCTCGCAGGGAGCCTCGTCTATTTGTACACTGGACAATGGGGATATTCTATTCGGCTGGATAA
- a CDS encoding branched-chain amino acid ABC transporter permease: MDPKTLLQNFINGLSLGSLYALIAIGYTMVYGILRLINFAHGDIFMMAVYFALFFVTLAQLPWYLAAILAVACAALLGFTVDRIAYKPIRNAPRISALITAIGVSFFLESLAVVVFSGIPRSFRTIFPQSLNEMIIIGGEMEVKYGREVIVGGIRFPVISLITLIVAAIALVFLWWFIFKTKVGMAMRAVSLDIQTTSLMGVNVDRVIGMTFALGSALAGIGGILWAIRYPQVWPYMGFIPGMKAFVAAVFGGIGSVPGAVLGGLILGITEVMMVGIMPGAAGYRDAFAFFILIIVLSIKPSGLLGRPEIVKV, encoded by the coding sequence TTGGATCCTAAGACTCTTCTACAGAACTTTATCAACGGTCTTAGTCTCGGTTCCCTTTATGCCCTGATAGCGATAGGCTATACAATGGTTTACGGGATTTTAAGGCTGATCAATTTTGCTCATGGCGACATCTTCATGATGGCCGTCTATTTTGCTCTGTTCTTTGTGACTCTTGCGCAGCTTCCATGGTATCTTGCGGCCATTCTTGCCGTAGCTTGCGCTGCTCTTCTTGGATTTACGGTTGACAGGATTGCCTACAAACCTATCAGGAATGCTCCTAGAATATCGGCGCTGATAACGGCTATCGGTGTTTCTTTCTTTCTTGAAAGTCTTGCGGTAGTCGTATTCTCCGGTATCCCGAGATCATTCCGTACTATCTTCCCCCAATCTCTCAATGAAATGATTATCATCGGCGGTGAGATGGAGGTCAAATATGGGAGAGAGGTGATAGTCGGCGGGATAAGATTTCCGGTAATCTCTCTCATAACACTTATCGTTGCTGCAATTGCGCTCGTCTTTTTGTGGTGGTTCATCTTCAAAACAAAGGTGGGAATGGCTATGAGGGCCGTTTCCCTGGATATTCAGACAACATCGCTTATGGGAGTCAATGTCGACAGGGTAATCGGAATGACATTTGCACTCGGCTCGGCGCTTGCAGGGATTGGTGGAATACTCTGGGCAATAAGATATCCCCAGGTCTGGCCCTATATGGGATTTATACCCGGAATGAAGGCCTTTGTCGCCGCCGTCTTCGGAGGAATAGGTTCAGTGCCGGGAGCGGTTCTCGGAGGTCTGATACTTGGAATAACCGAAGTCATGATGGTAGGAATAATGCCCGGGGCGGCAGGTTACAGAGATGCCTTCGCCTTCTTCATCCTGATAATCGTCCTTTCAATCAAGCCATCCGGTCTGCTTGGAAGGCCTGAAATAGTAAAGGTGTGA
- a CDS encoding transaldolase family protein, which yields MRLFIDDGNVQAISELFDLGFFSGISTNPSILKRTGRKPLEVIKDMLNRFTGSLFVQCASRGHDEVLKEGQELFGLDPERIILKIPFSRTGIRVLREFKKMNINTLITGVFSVPQVLMSAEAGADYVAPYANRIENLGIDLSVVGSMQKVLSNGDYETKLIAASFKTLTQISKMAELPIYGMSLPVGMYNEFFSHSGTLKAIDNFEADWDSIEDREWVPLKS from the coding sequence ATGAGACTGTTTATAGATGATGGAAACGTCCAGGCAATAAGTGAGTTGTTCGATTTAGGGTTCTTTTCCGGGATAAGCACTAATCCAAGTATTTTGAAGAGAACGGGAAGAAAACCGCTCGAAGTCATAAAGGATATGTTGAATAGGTTCACTGGCTCTCTTTTTGTCCAGTGTGCCTCTAGAGGTCACGATGAAGTGCTAAAGGAGGGACAGGAACTCTTCGGGCTAGACCCCGAAAGGATAATTCTCAAGATCCCCTTCTCGCGAACGGGCATAAGGGTCTTGAGAGAATTCAAGAAGATGAATATAAATACTTTGATTACCGGTGTTTTCTCCGTTCCTCAAGTGCTGATGTCTGCAGAAGCAGGCGCCGACTATGTGGCGCCATATGCGAACAGGATCGAAAACCTGGGAATAGATCTCTCTGTTGTCGGTAGTATGCAGAAAGTCTTGTCCAACGGCGACTACGAGACGAAGTTGATTGCCGCAAGCTTCAAGACCCTGACACAGATCTCCAAGATGGCCGAGCTACCTATTTACGGAATGTCGCTTCCTGTAGGTATGTACAACGAGTTCTTCTCACACAGCGGCACATTGAAGGCGATCGACAATTTCGAGGCCGATTGGGATTCTATTGAAGACCGTGAATGGGTCCCTCTGAAATCATGA
- the deoC gene encoding deoxyribose-phosphate aldolase, with the protein MERIDKFSKRFDSTLLKATATIKESEVFIDDSVSCDFRAIVVPWYLMDRVVKKVRGTDISAACGSGFPFGFETTETKAYMIRESLRLGPEVRDIDITANISAMKSGDWDYFEREVSYLSGLLKDVTCKVIIEVSYLDTVEIEKACSILMKLPHVDFVKTGTGYGSRPTTLEDVRIIKRVVGDEKGIKVSGGVKSLSQVEDFIAAGADIFGSSNAVAIYREFTEKYPGRTDLA; encoded by the coding sequence TTGGAAAGGATTGACAAATTCTCTAAAAGGTTCGACAGTACGCTTCTGAAAGCGACCGCTACAATAAAAGAGTCAGAAGTCTTTATAGACGATAGCGTATCTTGTGATTTTAGAGCGATTGTTGTTCCGTGGTATTTGATGGACAGAGTGGTTAAGAAGGTCAGAGGTACGGATATTTCGGCGGCCTGCGGTTCGGGTTTTCCCTTCGGGTTCGAGACAACGGAAACTAAGGCTTATATGATCAGAGAGTCGCTTCGGCTCGGCCCCGAAGTGAGAGACATAGACATAACAGCCAACATCTCCGCTATGAAGTCCGGAGACTGGGATTACTTTGAAAGGGAGGTCTCTTATCTTTCCGGTCTCCTGAAGGATGTCACCTGCAAGGTAATTATCGAAGTATCTTATCTCGATACAGTCGAAATTGAAAAGGCTTGCTCTATTCTGATGAAGCTACCTCACGTCGATTTCGTAAAGACCGGTACGGGATACGGTTCGAGACCCACTACATTAGAGGACGTCAGGATTATCAAGAGAGTCGTGGGAGATGAGAAAGGAATAAAGGTATCAGGGGGTGTGAAATCTCTCTCTCAAGTTGAGGATTTCATCGCTGCGGGAGCGGATATCTTCGGTTCCAGCAATGCGGTAGCAATATACAGGGAATTTACCGAAAAATACCCTGGGAGAACCGATCTTGCATGA
- a CDS encoding GAF domain-containing protein → MEPIRVYIVDNGTAEIKTLSERISKLRWNMHVETVSEDPLVGETSWSNKFYTLNKYLKRKYEGFASLIDDMIFLVSLDDPMRPGRIVEANNSAAEKLGYSYDELLEMSFYSVAGDLDSQIKKIRADLQIKGMCTTDSFLTMKSGEKLQVEICLKVLDLQNSIVTMVVARDTSAYRKVAAELQWRQNFERVISEVSGALKEYENIDDAIEKALGQLGELTSADRSNVFLFDYRTNSTRNTHEWCKEGVKSAKPHLQNMPFEEFSWWIKEMKKGGVHSYVVSELPEEASREAEILAQQGVVSLVVIPIFSRQMPVGFVGLERLSGQFDWSRADIELLEVFAGLISGVIEYSRFM, encoded by the coding sequence ATGGAACCAATAAGAGTGTACATCGTTGACAACGGTACGGCGGAGATCAAGACATTGTCTGAACGTATTTCCAAGTTGAGATGGAATATGCACGTAGAGACGGTTTCAGAGGATCCATTGGTCGGAGAAACCTCATGGTCCAATAAGTTTTATACGCTGAACAAGTATCTCAAGAGAAAGTATGAAGGGTTTGCCAGCCTGATTGACGATATGATCTTCCTTGTGAGCCTCGACGATCCTATGAGGCCCGGCAGGATAGTCGAAGCTAACAACAGTGCAGCCGAAAAACTTGGATACTCCTACGACGAGCTTCTTGAGATGAGTTTCTATTCGGTGGCCGGTGATCTTGATTCTCAGATAAAGAAAATAAGGGCCGATCTTCAGATTAAGGGAATGTGTACAACTGATTCGTTTCTCACTATGAAGAGCGGGGAGAAACTTCAAGTAGAGATTTGCTTGAAGGTGCTTGATCTTCAGAACTCCATAGTCACTATGGTCGTGGCCCGAGACACGAGTGCATACAGGAAGGTGGCCGCAGAACTCCAATGGAGACAGAATTTTGAACGAGTGATTTCAGAGGTTTCCGGAGCGCTAAAAGAGTATGAGAACATAGACGATGCGATAGAAAAGGCGCTTGGGCAACTGGGCGAGCTCACTTCCGCTGACAGATCCAATGTCTTCTTGTTTGACTACAGGACGAATTCGACCAGGAACACCCACGAATGGTGTAAAGAAGGCGTCAAGAGCGCTAAACCCCATCTTCAAAACATGCCGTTCGAGGAGTTCTCCTGGTGGATAAAGGAAATGAAAAAAGGCGGGGTACACTCTTATGTAGTCAGTGAACTCCCAGAGGAGGCAAGCAGAGAAGCCGAAATTCTTGCGCAGCAGGGAGTCGTTTCACTTGTCGTCATTCCGATTTTCTCTCGGCAGATGCCCGTCGGTTTCGTCGGACTGGAAAGGCTTAGTGGCCAATTCGATTGGAGCAGAGCAGACATAGAGCTTCTTGAGGTCTTCGCCGGACTGATATCCGGAGTAATCGAATACTCGAGATTCATGTGA